A stretch of DNA from Megalops cyprinoides isolate fMegCyp1 chromosome 17, fMegCyp1.pri, whole genome shotgun sequence:
TTCGGAATTAAAACTGACTATAATGTCAGCACAACCACACCAATATCCTCAGATGTTACAAAAACATTGAAAGCTATATCGTGTGTTAAGGGTAAAATGGAAATTACTCTAGAAATACAAGCTGTAACGCAGGCGATCCATTACCTTTGATATCCCTGTCGAAATAAACCTAGCTCCTCATTTTAATTCTCGGCAGTCTATGTTGtattaaattcagtttcacGCATAATAACTCAGAGTGCTGtgaattgggaaaaaaaaaaaaaaaacagaaaccgaaattcaaagaaaatgtacatGATCTCTGAAAGCGACTAAATTTCTACGCGTCGGGTATGTGATGGCGTTTAGTCGCTCTCCAATAGAATGAATGGACCGCAAATAGCAACCAATCACATGCAACCTCTTCTGGTATATAAAAACCATCCAGAACCACTTAATCTGGACACCAGTGTTAACGTTGGTGTGTTCATTCCTGGGTCGAAAACGGATCTTTGCCTCTTTTCCCAAAGAACTGCAACAAAAGGTAGGATTTTTAGCTGAAATGAATGCTAATTGATTATAGCAAATTAGATCCtttaaaaaactattttctGCAAATGCTACACTGGAGGCACTAATATGTTACGAATTGGCATACAGACGACGGTCTTGAAAATGAgctttaagattttttttttctgtcagagaaACGATTTGAATGCTGATGCAGTAAACCTTTACTCCATTTTTAATTGAGACACCGTTGTAAATCCGGAATGAATGTAAggttttgttaaatgttaataatCGGTTTAAAGCGTATTACACAATTCGAGATTGCTGAAATTGAGGCTCATGTTCAGTTGGGTTTAGAAGAGCTCAGCATAACTGAACTGCCATACAGATCAGAGAATGACCTTGTAATTTCCTCAGCATTTCTGCAAGGTCTTTGGAATCGTCGGCTACTGCGCATAACGCATTCGTTTGCGTTGCAGACAAAGCACAGGACATAAAACGGTCTCGCTGCGCCCCATTTTCTCTCCTGCCTATTTCCCTCAAACGTGTCCATTTAATCcattgattttaaatttatGGTTTTAAAACATGACGCAAGTATCATAAGCTTTTAACCCTTTGCCATGGACATAATGAAAGCCGCTATTTTTAAAACGTTACCATACGCTTTTAACGCCTCTTACAATTGACAGTACAATAACTAATTACTGCAATAGTATGCACAAGTAAACTAGAGCGTCAATATGGTATTTAGGTTTGAACCAGTAATCCCCGTTTGTCGAATCCACTGTGGGCGGTTATGAATGTTTACAGAATTCAAATCTGGTTTCTTCTCTCGTTCCGTCTCGCGCACAGGTGAGCAATCATGCCTTTCGGTAACACCCACAATCTGCTGAAGATGAACTACTCCGCGGAGCAGGAGTACCCCGACCTCAGCAAGCACAACAACCACATGGCGAAGGTGCTAACTCAGGAGATGTACGAGAAACTGCGGGACAAACAAACATCCAGTGGATTTACCCTGGATGACGTCATCCAAACCGGGGTCGATAACCCAGGTAAACACGCCGAGCGGTCTTTCAGTTCCGTCGACTCggtgtgcattttttttaaagggcgACCCAGACTTCAGGTGCGCCGCAATGCCAGTCTCTATAGCCATATGCATCTATAGCTGCATGGcgaccttgcccaagggcagtTTCTGGCTGCGCCCTGCGGAGAAGTTCGAGACCTCCGCAAACCTATTGGAAATGTCTTCCATCAGGGGTCATAACGCAAACGTTGTAGTAATCGCCTATTTGTAGGAGGCGCTAATGGCGTGGAGATGAGCTCACTGCTTCGGACTGCCTTCCGATAAACGTCCCGGCGCAGGCCCCAAGCTCTTCGCGTCGCCTGCAGGCGCACCCCTAATACCGGATGCACAAAAGGGGACCACTGCTGAGCAAGCCATCTGTTGGCATGGTTACTCATGACCTTGTGCAGTAGTAATCAGGTCCTGCAGCATCTGGCTGATCTGAGGATAGGTGTAATGGATGGCTTGATTGTGGGTACcaggaataaaaatgtacatgatcCTGACAACTGCACAATTGGGCTCGTAACCCTTCCCATGCCAAATGGAGATGGCTGGCACCCAGACCAACTCACGGTAGATGTTATTAAAGCTGGCTTAATGAGTGGAACCTCCCTTATACAAAACTGGTTCAAGCATTCCACCACAAAAGGCATTTAATGTTGGTATTGTGAGTTTGGGGTCAGAACTGGTGAAAGCCTCTTCCTGAGTTGGATTAATTTAATGCCCCCCCACAGGCCACCCCTTCATCATGACAGTAGGCTGTGTGGCTGGTGACGAGGAGACCTATGAAGTGTTTAAGGACCTGCTAGACCCTGTCATCGAGGACCGCCACGGAGGATACAAgcccacagacaaacacaagacTGACCTTAATGCAGACAACCTGCAGGTACCCCACTCCTCCATCCTGGCCTCACTCCATTGTCCGCCTTGTTACTCTGTTCACTGTGCGGCTGTCCGCTGCCAAAATCtaatgctgctgctgttttacagGGCGGGGACGATCTGGACCCTGACTACGTCCTGAGCTCCCGCGTCCGCACTGGCAGGAGCATCCGTGGCTTCTGCCTGCCCCCCCACTGCAGCCGCGGGGAAAGGCGTGCCATTGAGAACCTTTCCATTGAAGGTAAGACTTCCTATGCCTCACTCTGGTGGCTACAACTAGAATTGCATCCCCAGCCAGTCCACCGTTGAAGTCAATGGGCAGAGGTAGTTGAGTTGATGCAgtggattttttcccctctgaagGCATCTCTTGCATATTTGTTGGCCTAAGGTTTAAGTGCCCTGGACGGGGACCTTAAGGGGAAATACTACGCTCTGAAAGACATGAcagaagaggagcagcagcagctgattgATGACCACTTCCTTTTTGACAAGCCTGTCTCCCCTCTGCTGTTGGCCTCTGGGATGGCACGTGATTGGCCAGATGCCAGGGGAATCTGGTGAGTCATCTGACATCTGGGGGATGAACAGGGTTCCTTTCCCTTACTGCTAAGGCATGTGTTGGGTTTAGCGAGTTTCTCCAGCTTAAATTCCATAAGTTGTGTTATGCTACATGTCTGGTTTGTCTGGAAGTGTCCATTAATAACTTTTGAAAATGCAGGACAGTAAAAATCATCTGAATCCTCCACCCCCCCTTTATATTACAGTTGTCTCCATGGTGTAGTTGAGTtagaatgtttttgaaatgtctgtCTCCAGGCACAATGACAACAAGACCTTCCTGGTCTGGGTGAATGAGGAAGACCACCTCCGTGTCATCTCCATGCAGAAGGGTGGGAACATGAGGGAGGTCTTTACCCGCTTCTGCACCGGCCTCACCAAGGTAATAGGTGGACCTGAGCATGGGATTtacccaaaccccaccccttgGAGCCATGCCCCTTaacctgtctctccctgccccctgcaGATTGAGTCCCTGTTTAAGGAGAAGGGCCATGAGTTCATGTGGAATGAGCACCTGGGCTATGTGCTGACCTGCCCCTCCAACCTGGGCACAGGGCTTCGCGCAGGGGTCCATGTCAAGCTGCCCAATCTCAGCAAGCACGAGAAATTTGGGGAGGCCCTCAAGAGGCTGAGGCTCCAGAAACGTGGCACAGGTGTGTGGCACTtcactgctgtgacatcaccaaaGTGACCTGTGAAGTTCACATGATCAATACACAGACCAGGTCATGTCTGAGCATGTCACCAGTCCATCAGAGTGCCTTCAAGTAGAGAAACGCTACAAGCCCTGTTGTCATTGAAATGAATCATTGACTTGCTTTAGGACACCCAAGTGATTCCATAAGACTTACTGTAAATTCAGCTGTGTGGTTCAGAATTGAATCCAATGTTATGTAACATGTTACATGCAACCTGTAAGTCCCTCTGCAtgagagtgtctgttaaatgacaatgtgTCTGTTTGGCGCAggtgcatttttattctgttcGTCTCCTCCTTCAGGTGGTGTTGACACTGCAGCTGTGGGCGGCGTCTTTGACATCTCCAATGCTGACCGCCTGGGCTTCTCTGAGGTGGAGCTGGTGCAGATGGTGGTTGACGGCGTCAAGCTGCTGGTGGAGATGGAGAAGCGGCTGGAGAGCGGGCAGTCTATTGATGACCTCATGCCTGACCAGAAGTGAACACTCCCCTGCCCTGTAACTgtgcccctccccacccccatcccctcaccccaccacatgcccccctcccccaatccaCCAACAGAGCCCTTCAGTAATCTTAAAACCTACATCAAGGAATACACTCTGACCGAGCGCTAGAGGCACTTAAGTTAGACGAGTCTTCCACCAGTGTGATAAAGGATTTCTTTTGTATCGGGACATCTTGCGATGTCAAGGGATGATCTTAACACCTGAAATAAAGGCCCATGGAAAACACTGGTTTGTCCTCCTTTCACTTGTGGTGGTTATGGCTCACTGATGGAACAGAGCTGCAGGCTGTagcagtgggtttttttttttttgtactttttttttttgtacttttttcctTCAGGAGCCTTAGGTCTGCATCTGAAGGTTCATTGGCATGTCCTCCCTATGCAAATCTGAATCGATGCTTTCTGGGTTCCACAAAAGGCAAGACTTAGAGTTATGATCAAGATTTTCAATTGAGTTTTGCTTTAATATGGTCCAACCCCACCCAGTCTCATGTTTACAGCTGCTTATGGAGACTGTGTCACTAATCAGATCCTGCACACCATGCCCTGGCAAAAGGGAGCCAGTGATGGCTGCTCTGTGACTTTGTGAGCGGGTAAGCTTTCAGTGGCTTTGGTGCTTTAGTTACTAGAGATTGAGGCAGCATGCAACCATCACTAGCCAAGAGTGGAATTGATCAAGTAATTGCCTTGCTACTAAATATACA
This window harbors:
- the LOC118792188 gene encoding creatine kinase B-type, whose amino-acid sequence is MPFGNTHNLLKMNYSAEQEYPDLSKHNNHMAKVLTQEMYEKLRDKQTSSGFTLDDVIQTGVDNPGHPFIMTVGCVAGDEETYEVFKDLLDPVIEDRHGGYKPTDKHKTDLNADNLQGGDDLDPDYVLSSRVRTGRSIRGFCLPPHCSRGERRAIENLSIEGLSALDGDLKGKYYALKDMTEEEQQQLIDDHFLFDKPVSPLLLASGMARDWPDARGIWHNDNKTFLVWVNEEDHLRVISMQKGGNMREVFTRFCTGLTKIESLFKEKGHEFMWNEHLGYVLTCPSNLGTGLRAGVHVKLPNLSKHEKFGEALKRLRLQKRGTGGVDTAAVGGVFDISNADRLGFSEVELVQMVVDGVKLLVEMEKRLESGQSIDDLMPDQK